The following are from one region of the Sandaracinus amylolyticus genome:
- the dnaK gene encoding molecular chaperone DnaK gives MEKVIGIDLGTFNSCVAVVEGGTPVVIANRGGYKVTPSMVAITEAGKRLVGHIAKRQAVTNAENSVYAAKRLIGRKFHSPQVQAALGNVPYRIVEGPHNDPRIQLRDKVYSVPEISAMILQEMKMIAEDYLGHEVHKAVVTVPAYFNDGQRQATRDAGAIAGLDVIRIINEPTAAALAYGFGKNIDRRVAVYDLGGGTFDISVMEISSAGVFKVVSTAGDTFLGGEDFDQRIIDWLVQGFREEHDIDLRQDRMALQRLKDAAEKAKCELSSVVETEVNLPFIISSARSEALHLQRLLTRSQLEELTDDLVQRTIEICDMTLKEAGLEKDEIEDVILVGGMTRMPKVQQAVADYFEREPCKGVHPDEVVALGAAIQGAALVDDEQDMVLLDVTPHTLGIMVHGGLFEELIPQNSTVPTSRSKIFTTVRDNQTAVKILVMQGESKRADENELLGEFILTGLRRASAGAVEIEVTFEINADGIVSVHAKDLETGKAQSITVTATSGLTKDEIDQMVDDAQTYAVARRDDEELERAKQEAETLIAEIQRLFPKVEEVVAGSDFGRDAIDKARIVVEKARSLMQAGDTRGLKEQIEALNRTQRMFKGVVGKIG, from the coding sequence ATGGAGAAGGTCATCGGCATCGACTTGGGCACCTTCAACTCGTGCGTCGCGGTGGTCGAAGGGGGCACGCCCGTCGTCATCGCGAACCGCGGCGGGTACAAGGTGACGCCGTCGATGGTCGCCATCACCGAGGCCGGAAAGCGCCTCGTCGGTCACATCGCGAAGCGCCAGGCCGTGACCAACGCCGAGAACTCGGTGTACGCGGCCAAGCGCCTGATCGGCCGCAAGTTCCACAGCCCGCAGGTGCAGGCGGCGCTCGGCAACGTCCCCTATCGCATCGTCGAGGGACCGCACAACGACCCGCGCATCCAGCTGCGCGACAAGGTCTATTCGGTCCCCGAGATCTCCGCGATGATCCTGCAGGAGATGAAGATGATCGCCGAGGACTACCTCGGCCACGAGGTCCACAAGGCGGTCGTCACGGTCCCTGCGTACTTCAACGACGGCCAGCGCCAGGCGACGCGCGATGCCGGCGCCATCGCGGGCCTCGACGTCATCCGGATCATCAACGAGCCGACCGCGGCGGCGCTCGCGTACGGCTTCGGCAAGAACATCGATCGTCGCGTCGCGGTCTACGACCTCGGCGGCGGCACGTTCGACATCTCGGTGATGGAGATCTCGAGCGCGGGCGTGTTCAAGGTCGTCAGCACGGCGGGCGACACGTTCCTCGGCGGCGAGGACTTCGACCAGCGCATCATCGACTGGCTCGTGCAGGGCTTCCGCGAGGAGCACGACATCGATCTGCGCCAGGACCGCATGGCGCTGCAGCGCCTCAAGGACGCGGCCGAGAAGGCGAAGTGCGAGCTCTCGAGCGTGGTCGAGACCGAGGTGAACCTGCCCTTCATCATCTCGAGCGCGCGCAGCGAGGCGCTGCATCTCCAGCGCTTGCTCACGCGCTCGCAGCTCGAGGAGCTCACCGACGATCTCGTGCAGCGCACGATCGAGATCTGCGACATGACGCTCAAGGAAGCGGGCCTCGAGAAGGACGAGATCGAGGACGTGATCCTGGTCGGCGGCATGACGCGCATGCCGAAGGTGCAGCAGGCGGTCGCCGACTACTTCGAGCGCGAGCCCTGCAAGGGCGTGCACCCCGACGAGGTCGTCGCGCTGGGCGCGGCGATCCAGGGCGCGGCGCTGGTCGACGACGAGCAGGACATGGTGCTGCTCGACGTCACGCCGCACACGCTCGGCATCATGGTGCACGGCGGGCTCTTCGAAGAGCTCATCCCGCAGAACAGCACCGTCCCGACCTCGCGCAGCAAGATCTTCACGACGGTCCGCGACAACCAGACCGCGGTGAAGATCCTCGTGATGCAGGGCGAGTCGAAGCGCGCCGACGAGAACGAGCTGCTCGGCGAGTTCATCCTCACCGGCCTTCGTCGTGCGTCGGCGGGCGCGGTCGAGATCGAGGTGACCTTCGAGATCAACGCGGACGGCATCGTCAGCGTGCACGCGAAGGATCTCGAGACCGGCAAGGCGCAGTCGATCACGGTCACCGCGACCAGCGGCCTCACGAAGGACGAGATCGATCAGATGGTCGACGACGCGCAGACCTACGCGGTCGCGCGCCGCGACGACGAAGAGCTGGAGCGCGCGAAGCAGGAAGCGGAGACGCTCATCGCGGAGATCCAGCGCCTCTTCCCGAAGGTCGAGGAGGTCGTCGCGGGCTCGGACTTCGGGCGCGACGCGATCGACAAGGCGCGCATCGTCGTCGAGAAGGCGCGCTCGCTGATGCAGGCGGGCGACACCCGCGGCCTCAAGGAACAGATCGAGGCGCTCAACCGCACGCAGCGCATGTTCAAGGGCGTCGTCGGCAAGATCGGGTGA
- a CDS encoding hemolysin family protein: MPDSPEGPGLAATIIIVSALVGAVMSALTAAMYALPEELLMAVRDEEGPDAPTALRVLRERGAIRARLLTGRVMSAAALATATAYLVMGQMPLWAGVLVVAGAALGYAVVAEVAQTFARARARVLGLRLLRWSRPLEMLLAPLAWPIQVVASFAERLLPQRDEAVDEDLAAREVEHMIERREEEGVIPEEFAQLLLRVLEFKDTVAREVMVPRTRMVAIDVSTPIDDVVARVVEEGHSRYPVYRERVDRIEGILHAKDLFRAMREKKGRVNLLSIVRKPALFVAESQKIGHVLREMQSKRQHLALVVDEFGGTSGVVTLEDILEEIVGEIQDEHDAEESLVTEIGPNTFLADARVSIHELGELLDTELGEAAENAEVEVDSLGGLVVGLAGKVPEPGESVTLDGLDLIVREADEKHVTRVEIRRKTTAPPSSAEPAEGAV; the protein is encoded by the coding sequence GTGCCCGACTCGCCCGAAGGTCCAGGTCTCGCTGCCACCATCATCATCGTCTCCGCCCTCGTCGGAGCCGTGATGAGCGCGCTGACCGCCGCGATGTACGCACTGCCCGAGGAGCTCCTCATGGCGGTGCGCGACGAGGAGGGGCCCGATGCCCCGACTGCGCTACGCGTGCTGCGCGAGCGCGGCGCGATACGCGCGCGGTTGCTCACCGGCCGCGTGATGAGCGCGGCGGCGCTCGCCACCGCGACCGCCTACCTCGTGATGGGCCAGATGCCCCTCTGGGCGGGCGTGCTGGTGGTCGCCGGCGCGGCGCTCGGCTACGCGGTGGTCGCCGAGGTCGCCCAGACGTTCGCGCGCGCCCGAGCGCGTGTGCTCGGCCTCCGGCTGCTGCGCTGGTCGCGGCCGCTCGAGATGCTGCTCGCGCCGCTCGCGTGGCCCATCCAGGTCGTCGCGTCGTTCGCCGAGCGCCTGCTCCCGCAGCGCGACGAGGCGGTCGACGAGGATCTCGCGGCGCGCGAGGTCGAGCACATGATCGAGCGCCGCGAGGAAGAAGGCGTCATCCCCGAGGAGTTCGCGCAGCTCCTGCTGCGCGTCCTGGAGTTCAAGGACACCGTCGCGCGCGAGGTGATGGTCCCGCGCACGCGCATGGTGGCGATCGACGTCTCGACGCCGATCGACGACGTGGTCGCGCGCGTGGTCGAAGAGGGCCACAGCCGCTATCCGGTCTATCGCGAGCGCGTCGATCGCATCGAGGGCATCCTGCACGCGAAGGATCTCTTCCGCGCGATGCGCGAGAAGAAGGGCCGCGTGAACCTGCTCTCGATCGTGCGCAAGCCCGCGCTCTTCGTCGCGGAGTCGCAGAAGATCGGCCACGTGCTGCGCGAGATGCAGAGCAAGCGGCAGCACCTCGCGCTGGTCGTCGACGAGTTCGGCGGCACCTCGGGCGTGGTGACGCTCGAGGACATCCTCGAGGAGATCGTCGGCGAGATCCAGGACGAGCACGACGCCGAGGAGAGCCTGGTCACCGAGATCGGGCCGAACACGTTCCTCGCCGATGCGCGCGTGTCGATCCACGAGCTCGGCGAGCTGCTCGACACCGAGCTCGGCGAGGCCGCCGAGAACGCCGAGGTCGAGGTCGACTCGCTCGGTGGGCTCGTCGTGGGCCTCGCGGGCAAGGTGCCCGAGCCGGGCGAGAGCGTCACGCTGGACGGGCTCGATCTGATCGTGCGCGAGGCCGACGAGAAGCACGTCACGCGCGTCGAGATCCGGCGCAAGACCACCGCGCCTCCCTCGTCGGCCGAGCCCGCCGAAGGCGCGGTCTAG
- a CDS encoding metallophosphoesterase family protein: MASSRNAPASAPMAFLADIHGNLAALDAVLEDIRRRDVRIVYVAGDLLFGGDDPLAVWKRLVEVKAKCVRGLSDAALATLDPTRMNPTDDAQRERMERFLRTRTAVGELVLKYLERLPDSMRIPLVDGREIVVVHGSPADPTTELSHDMSDEEMMALIADDPADIVACGGSHVPFQRDVDEVRVIGLGSVGQSPEGGIAHYTVVTPRLEGTLVEQTWIRYAA, translated from the coding sequence ATGGCCAGCTCCCGTAACGCGCCCGCCTCTGCGCCGATGGCGTTCCTCGCCGACATCCACGGCAACCTCGCCGCGCTCGACGCCGTGCTCGAGGACATTCGGCGCCGCGATGTCCGCATCGTCTACGTCGCGGGCGATCTGCTGTTCGGCGGCGACGATCCGCTCGCGGTGTGGAAGCGCCTGGTCGAGGTGAAGGCCAAGTGCGTGCGCGGCCTCTCGGACGCGGCGCTCGCGACGCTCGATCCCACGCGCATGAACCCGACCGACGACGCGCAGCGCGAGCGCATGGAGCGCTTCCTCCGCACCCGCACCGCGGTCGGCGAGCTCGTGCTGAAGTACCTCGAGCGACTGCCCGACTCGATGCGCATCCCGCTGGTCGACGGCCGCGAGATCGTCGTGGTGCACGGCTCGCCCGCGGACCCGACGACCGAGCTCAGCCACGACATGAGCGACGAAGAGATGATGGCGCTGATCGCCGACGATCCCGCGGACATCGTCGCGTGCGGCGGCTCGCACGTGCCCTTCCAGCGCGACGTCGACGAGGTGCGCGTGATCGGGCTCGGCTCGGTGGGGCAGAGCCCCGAGGGCGGCATCGCGCACTACACCGTCGTGACGCCGCGCCTCGAGGGCACCCTGGTCGAGCAGACCTGGATCCGCTACGCGGCCTGA
- a CDS encoding NAD(P)/FAD-dependent oxidoreductase — protein MSDRTFDVAILGSGIAGSILGAILAENGVRTLLVEQGSHPRFAIGESTVPETTFLFRLLGMRYGVPEISQLSTYNRVRRTVGTTSGVKRNFSFVFHRADEPLRAHESSQLPTLSPPMGPDVHLFRQDVDAYLLGVAAAHGAVVRQRTDVTSLDFGATGVELKCRDGSAFRASYVVDAGGVQAPVAKLFGLREQPTTMRTHSRSIFTHFHGVTPFDACIGPREAHGLPSPLSQGTLHHLFDGGWMWVIPFDNHPSSTNRLTSVGLNLDPRVHPPTGLPADEEFRRFVARYPALAKQFENAHPIREWVSTDRLQFSSTRVVGDRYCLMPHAFAFVDPLFSSGLGISMGAINMLAWRLIEAKKDGDYSTERFMPIDARVKRNFAHVDRLVSRSYVAFSDFELWNAWYKIWALGTIFGGTGTLEAIGELLTHGADTRFETYELEPFGGLQGSDLPEYMALFERAAAEVDAYAEKRITASQAADRIFAVIEESRLWPAPWGSPHARHPGVFTLPKVGPLIQWMQRDAPQGIRDSYARRFVLRHVVKMAADEWASELGYAGRLVRTLGRDFVTGYNRDWDRAD, from the coding sequence ATGAGTGACAGGACGTTCGACGTGGCGATCCTCGGGAGCGGGATCGCCGGCAGCATTCTCGGCGCGATCCTCGCCGAGAACGGCGTGCGCACGTTGCTCGTCGAGCAGGGATCGCATCCGCGGTTCGCGATCGGCGAGTCCACGGTGCCAGAGACGACGTTCTTGTTCCGGCTGCTCGGGATGCGATACGGCGTCCCGGAGATCTCGCAGCTGAGCACCTACAATCGCGTCCGGCGCACGGTCGGCACGACATCGGGGGTGAAGCGCAATTTCTCGTTCGTCTTCCATCGGGCGGACGAGCCGCTGCGCGCGCACGAGTCGTCGCAGCTGCCGACGTTGTCGCCGCCGATGGGGCCCGACGTGCACCTGTTCCGACAGGACGTCGACGCGTACCTGCTCGGCGTCGCGGCCGCGCACGGCGCGGTGGTGCGGCAGCGGACCGACGTGACGAGCCTCGACTTCGGCGCGACCGGCGTCGAGCTGAAGTGCCGCGACGGCAGCGCGTTCCGCGCGAGCTACGTCGTCGACGCGGGCGGCGTGCAGGCGCCGGTCGCGAAGCTCTTCGGTCTGCGCGAGCAGCCGACGACGATGCGCACCCACTCGCGATCGATCTTCACGCACTTCCACGGCGTGACGCCGTTCGACGCGTGCATCGGACCGCGCGAGGCGCACGGTCTTCCGAGCCCGCTCTCGCAAGGAACGCTGCACCACCTGTTCGACGGCGGATGGATGTGGGTCATCCCGTTCGACAACCATCCGTCGTCGACCAACCGCCTCACGAGCGTCGGGCTGAACCTCGATCCGCGCGTGCACCCGCCGACGGGCCTTCCCGCGGACGAAGAGTTCCGGCGCTTCGTCGCGCGATATCCCGCGCTCGCGAAGCAGTTCGAGAACGCGCATCCGATCCGCGAGTGGGTCTCCACCGATCGACTGCAGTTCTCGTCGACGCGCGTCGTCGGTGATCGCTACTGCCTGATGCCGCACGCGTTCGCGTTCGTCGATCCGCTCTTCTCGAGCGGCCTCGGCATCTCGATGGGCGCGATCAACATGCTCGCGTGGCGCCTGATCGAGGCGAAGAAGGACGGCGACTACTCGACCGAGCGCTTCATGCCGATCGACGCGCGCGTGAAGCGCAACTTCGCGCACGTCGATCGACTGGTGAGCCGCTCGTACGTGGCGTTCTCCGACTTCGAGCTGTGGAACGCCTGGTACAAGATCTGGGCGCTCGGGACGATCTTCGGCGGCACCGGCACCCTCGAGGCGATCGGCGAGCTCCTCACGCACGGCGCGGACACGCGCTTCGAGACCTACGAGCTCGAGCCCTTCGGCGGTCTGCAGGGCTCGGATCTCCCCGAGTACATGGCGCTCTTCGAGCGCGCGGCGGCGGAGGTCGACGCGTACGCGGAGAAGCGCATCACCGCATCGCAGGCTGCGGATCGCATCTTCGCGGTGATCGAGGAGAGTCGCCTCTGGCCGGCGCCCTGGGGCAGCCCGCACGCGCGTCATCCGGGCGTCTTCACGCTGCCCAAGGTCGGCCCGCTGATCCAGTGGATGCAGCGCGACGCGCCGCAGGGGATCCGCGACAGCTACGCGCGCCGCTTCGTGCTGCGCCACGTCGTGAAGATGGCGGCGGACGAGTGGGCGTCGGAGCTCGGCTACGCGGGGCGGCTCGTCCGAACGCTCGGTCGCGACTTCGTCACGGGCTACAACCGCGACTGGGATCGCGCGGACTGA
- a CDS encoding tetratricopeptide repeat protein has translation MSQRDPVGGKIIHVQFGPGGGRRAIPASSTPPKSAPTTPVPPPAEPIAAPAPDEETLAADVAAREAELEKQARRRDPTGDLYGRAEVARLFGIPESKLRYWDRTGFLSPSGVVGARRLYTFQDLIGVRTAKTLLERGVPLRRVRKTVDALRTTLPDVVRPLSELRVLTDGQSVIVRDEKSSFEPRTGQVVMDFEVRELRDDVVRVLRPDALDPARRRAAYEAYLEGCRLDEDESTLDRAEACYRRAISLDPALANALTNLGNLRFRRGDGKEARGLYERAIELDPEQPEAWYNLGFLAFERSELEEAVRLFDRAVSSDPSFADAHFNLAMALEEIGRTREARVHWETYLKLDPSGPWAEIAKRHL, from the coding sequence ATGAGCCAGCGCGATCCGGTGGGTGGGAAGATCATCCACGTCCAGTTCGGCCCCGGTGGTGGTCGTCGTGCCATCCCCGCGAGCAGCACGCCGCCGAAGAGCGCGCCGACCACGCCGGTGCCCCCGCCCGCCGAGCCGATCGCCGCGCCGGCGCCCGACGAGGAGACGCTCGCGGCCGACGTCGCGGCACGAGAGGCCGAGCTCGAGAAGCAGGCGCGCCGTCGTGATCCCACCGGCGACCTCTACGGTCGCGCCGAGGTCGCGCGCCTCTTCGGCATCCCCGAGAGCAAGCTGCGCTACTGGGATCGCACCGGGTTCCTCTCGCCCTCGGGCGTCGTCGGCGCGCGGCGTCTCTACACGTTCCAGGATCTGATCGGCGTGCGCACCGCGAAGACGCTGCTCGAGCGCGGCGTGCCGCTGCGCCGCGTGCGCAAGACGGTCGACGCGCTGCGCACGACGCTGCCCGACGTGGTGCGCCCGCTCTCCGAGCTGCGCGTGCTCACCGACGGACAGAGCGTGATCGTGCGCGACGAGAAGTCGTCGTTCGAGCCGCGCACCGGCCAGGTCGTGATGGACTTCGAGGTGCGCGAGCTGCGCGACGACGTGGTGCGCGTGCTGCGCCCCGACGCGCTCGATCCCGCGCGCCGTCGCGCCGCGTACGAGGCGTACCTCGAGGGCTGTCGGCTCGACGAGGACGAGTCGACGCTCGATCGCGCCGAGGCGTGTTACCGCCGCGCGATCTCGCTCGACCCCGCGCTCGCGAACGCGCTCACGAACCTCGGCAACCTCCGCTTCCGCCGCGGTGACGGCAAGGAAGCGCGCGGGCTCTACGAGCGCGCGATCGAGCTCGATCCCGAGCAGCCGGAGGCCTGGTACAACCTCGGCTTCCTCGCGTTCGAGCGCAGCGAGCTCGAAGAGGCGGTGCGGCTCTTCGATCGCGCGGTGTCGAGCGATCCGAGCTTCGCCGACGCGCACTTCAACCTCGCGATGGCGCTCGAGGAGATCGGGCGGACGCGCGAGGCTCGCGTGCACTGGGAGACGTACCTCAAGCTCGATCCCAGCGGGCCCTGGGCCGAGATCGCGAAGCGACATCTCTGA
- a CDS encoding phosphatase domain-containing protein, with translation MRGGSSRQHDDAGLADLGPAPPVTVTTPIPAPPYDAHRVVHRWDLDKTYLRTEFDTVKDLLRTAFESAAQKKTVPGASALLREIRATDPAGIYILSGSPTQMRKVLEAKLRLDGIRWDTLVLKPQLTNILRGRFRFVKDQVGYKLAALLDTRASMPSDTLEYMFGDDAEADAFIYSIYTDLCAGRVEVPTLMQVLEIAGVYPDVLPRVVRMAERVPRGGGAIRIFIHLDRVSSPNAFEEYGPRVCPFYNYFQPACVLLEHGVLPPLSALRVAAELVIHHGFTADALVASYMDLVARKQLGRYGADVLARFLEEVDESLLATTAPVLRAFGRQLDEECPRDLPSPPPPPPIEIDWPGLFDRDRARARAAKLRSLGRL, from the coding sequence GTGCGCGGGGGGAGCTCCAGACAACACGACGACGCGGGCCTCGCGGATCTCGGTCCCGCTCCGCCCGTCACCGTCACCACACCCATCCCCGCGCCGCCCTACGACGCGCATCGCGTCGTGCATCGCTGGGACCTCGACAAGACGTATCTGCGCACCGAGTTCGACACGGTGAAGGACCTGCTCCGCACCGCGTTCGAGTCCGCCGCGCAGAAGAAGACCGTCCCCGGCGCGTCCGCGCTGCTCCGCGAGATCCGCGCGACCGATCCCGCGGGCATCTACATCCTCTCGGGCAGCCCCACGCAGATGCGCAAAGTGCTCGAGGCGAAGCTGCGCCTCGACGGCATCCGCTGGGACACGCTCGTCCTCAAGCCGCAGCTGACGAACATCCTCCGCGGGCGCTTCCGGTTCGTGAAGGACCAGGTCGGCTACAAGCTCGCGGCGCTGCTCGACACCCGCGCGTCGATGCCCTCCGACACGCTCGAGTACATGTTCGGCGACGACGCCGAGGCCGACGCGTTCATCTACTCGATCTACACCGACCTCTGCGCGGGCCGCGTCGAAGTGCCGACGCTCATGCAAGTGCTGGAGATCGCCGGTGTCTATCCCGACGTGCTCCCGCGCGTCGTGCGCATGGCCGAGCGCGTGCCGCGCGGCGGCGGCGCGATCCGCATCTTCATCCACCTCGATCGCGTCAGCTCGCCGAACGCGTTCGAGGAGTACGGGCCGCGCGTCTGCCCGTTCTACAACTACTTCCAGCCCGCGTGCGTGCTGCTCGAGCACGGCGTGCTGCCTCCGCTCTCGGCGCTGCGCGTGGCCGCGGAGCTCGTGATCCATCACGGATTCACCGCGGACGCGCTCGTCGCGTCGTACATGGATCTCGTCGCGCGAAAGCAGCTCGGTCGCTACGGCGCGGACGTGCTCGCGCGCTTCCTCGAAGAGGTCGACGAGTCGCTGCTCGCGACGACTGCGCCGGTGCTCCGCGCGTTCGGAAGACAGCTCGACGAGGAATGCCCGAGGGATCTTCCGTCGCCGCCTCCTCCACCGCCGATCGAGATCGACTGGCCCGGGCTCTTCGATCGCGACCGCGCGCGTGCGCGCGCCGCGAAGCTGCGATCGCTCGGACGTCTCTGA
- a CDS encoding vWA domain-containing protein: MDAGPDAQIPCIEIPLDGGLIEIPLETEVQLGRADVVLAIDTTASMGQEIGEIRRTLRDQIVPGIRSAIPDANLGVTTYADFPEGGCGSSGDNDLPFRLVLPVTEDVGRVQSAVDSVRLNNGADTPESQVEALYQIATGEGVGRYVPASFGCPMGGFGYPCFRTDALPVVLLFSDAPFHNGPGGGSPYSDSMACPAVATVAHDYDDAVEALQRNEIRVIGLYSGPPRDRGLPDMRQLALDTNALGDGDEPLVFDIGENGERLSTSVIDAITTLAEVIELDIDTVLMDVDRTDAVDPRDFVEAVVPLRADPMDGVREIDVAAGAFLGVRTGTTVVFGLTLRNDAVAPGAGPQRFLLEVVFRGDGRTRIGSVIIEIVVPGADGTGCEEMTGTVLEIRGPSD; encoded by the coding sequence ATGGATGCCGGGCCTGACGCGCAGATTCCATGCATCGAGATCCCGCTCGATGGTGGGCTCATCGAGATCCCGCTCGAGACGGAGGTGCAGCTCGGTCGCGCGGACGTGGTCCTCGCGATCGACACCACCGCGTCGATGGGCCAGGAGATCGGGGAGATCCGCCGCACGCTGCGTGATCAGATCGTGCCCGGCATCCGGAGCGCGATCCCCGACGCGAACCTCGGCGTGACGACGTACGCGGACTTCCCCGAGGGCGGATGCGGCAGCTCGGGCGACAACGATCTGCCGTTCCGTCTCGTGCTGCCGGTGACCGAGGACGTCGGTCGCGTGCAGAGCGCCGTCGACTCGGTGCGCCTCAACAACGGCGCGGACACGCCGGAGTCGCAGGTCGAGGCGCTCTATCAGATCGCCACCGGCGAAGGCGTCGGGCGCTACGTGCCCGCGAGCTTCGGATGTCCGATGGGTGGCTTCGGCTATCCGTGCTTCCGCACCGACGCGCTCCCCGTCGTGCTGCTCTTCAGCGATGCGCCGTTCCACAACGGGCCGGGCGGCGGGAGCCCGTACTCCGATTCGATGGCGTGCCCCGCGGTCGCGACCGTCGCACACGACTACGACGACGCGGTCGAGGCGCTGCAGCGCAACGAGATCCGCGTGATCGGCCTCTACTCCGGCCCGCCGCGCGATCGCGGGCTGCCCGACATGCGGCAGCTGGCGCTCGACACCAACGCGCTGGGCGACGGTGACGAGCCGCTGGTGTTCGACATCGGCGAGAACGGCGAGCGCCTGTCGACGAGCGTGATCGATGCGATCACCACGCTCGCCGAGGTCATCGAGCTCGACATCGACACCGTGCTGATGGACGTCGATCGCACCGACGCGGTCGATCCGCGCGACTTCGTCGAGGCGGTGGTGCCGCTGCGCGCCGATCCGATGGACGGCGTGCGCGAGATCGACGTCGCGGCAGGCGCGTTCCTCGGGGTGCGCACCGGGACGACCGTCGTGTTCGGTCTGACGCTGCGCAACGATGCGGTCGCGCCGGGCGCGGGCCCGCAGCGATTCCTCCTCGAGGTCGTGTTCCGCGGCGATGGTCGCACCCGCATCGGCTCGGTGATCATCGAGATCGTCGTGCCCGGCGCGGACGGCACCGGATGCGAGGAGATGACGGGCACGGTGCTGGAGATCCGCGGTCCGTCCGATTGA